The Sphingobacteriales bacterium nucleotide sequence AACGGAAACTCAGGTTCCGGTTTTTTTTATCGAGAATTCTTGAATTGGCATCATTTCCGGAAATCGTGCCATGATAGATGTTTGCCTTAACCGAAAACCATTGATTTACATTATACCTTGCCAACACTCCTGCTGCCGGATGAAGTTCTTTCAGGTCGATAAATTGTGTTAAATCTCCTGAATAGGTGCTGATTCCTCCAAATACCCCTGCTTCCCAGTATTGGGAGCTAACAAGCAGGGGTAAGGAAACTAATAGTGTTACAAAAAATTTCTGCACTGTCGGCTGTCTTTTTTAGAAGCAGAAACAGGTATTTTTTCTAAATGTTTTTGAAATAGTAAATCCAAACCACATATACATGTCATTGGCGTCAGGATTTCCTCTAAGTGAACCGGGAGCACGGTTGGGTACATAATTTCCGCCTACCCATGTTCCTTCACGGTCAGAAAGCTGAGCTGTGATACCGTTAACGCCTCCATCTAAAAGGGTGAAATCAGGGTATTTTCCGCCAATGTCATCCAGATGGTCGGTAAATGTTTTATTCTGACTGACATAAAGTCCGATGTTCCATAAATAGAGGTTCAACTGACGGCTGTTGCGCGGGCGTTTAAAGCTGTATTTGATACCAAAACCATAAGGAATTGAAAATTGGGTAAGGCTATATTTAGGTTCATAGCCGGGTAATCCCTGTCCTTCTGTGCCTAATGGCTGAAGTTTATACCATGTTCCGTCTAATTCGGCTTTTGGTGAAAAGTTGTAAACGCTTATACCTGCAAAAACATAAGGAGCCCAGTTCCTTAATTTATTGCCACTGATGAAAGGTAAGATATTATATTCAACCTGTGCGGTGAAATCAAGTACATGAGATTTAAATGAGATATTTCTTAAGTAAGCCTGTCCCGGAGGATCTGCATCTTTATTTCCATCCCATCCAGAAATCCAACCCATATAAACGCCACCTTTAAAATTTAACCTCGGGTTAAAATAATATCTGTAAAGGGCTCCAAAACCTGGCTTTGTCTCTTTCCATGTTACATGTGCCCATGTAAGGTCACCTAAATATTCAGTGATTCCTACAATTAAACCAATTTCTTTATCCTGAGATCTGGCAGGAGTAAGAAATAATGTTGAAGCTACAATAACTAAACTTATTCTAAAAAAATTCTTCATGAGATAACCTTTTAAGGAAATTATTCGACAACAAAAATACAAAGAGAAAAATTAATTTTGGTTAACAAAAAAAAAATTTTTTAAAAATTTTATCAGGTATTTCTCTGATCTAATCCCCAGTTGAGTTTTTCTCTGATTACTTTACTGAAATTTTGATTATTAAACCTGATAGTAAATATTTTAAAAGGTGCTTTTCTGGCAGATAACTGAACTGAATCATCAATTGTTCTGTATCTGGAATCCAGTGAAATCAGGTATTTTCTGTTTCTACCGGAGATAGTAAAGGAAAACTCTGCATCATCAGGAAGAATGACTGGTCGGACGTTCAGGTTGTGTGGAGCAACAGGTGTCAGTATAAAAGTATTGGATTGAGGGAATACAATAGGTCCCCCGCAACTCATGGAATATGCTGTAGAACCTGTTGGAGTTGATAAGATTAATCCATCGCACCAATAGGTATTGAACAGTTCCTGATTAACCACCACAGTGATTTTGACCAAAGATGAGCTGTCGCCTTTATGAATGGTGAATTCATTCAGTGCATAGTTTTCTTTATTAAATAAATCAGGATGGCTCTGAAGTTCAACAAGGGTTCTTTCTTCAATATTGTATTGCTTTTGCCTGAGAGAAGCAATTATCTGGTCAAGCTGATTCATTTGATTATTGGCCAGAAAGCCAAGTCTTCCGGTATTAATGCCTAAAACCGGAATTTTACTGTCGCGGATTAAAAGAATTGAATCGAGCAGGGTGCCGTCTCCTCCTAGCGAGAAAACAAAATCAGGATTTAGGCTGATCAGCTCTTCTGAGGAGTTAAAAAATGTAATGCCGTCTTGCAGAATATGACTTTCTGCTGATGAATATACCGAAGTTTCAATATTCTGTGCTGAAAGAAACTGAATGAGATTGTTCAGGGTATTTTCATGAATATGGTTGTATAATTTAGTAAAAACAGCAATCTTCATCTGAAAAGAATGAGAATTTATGAACCTCAAAATTAAGATTAATATTCTCTGTATTTTAAGTCTCGTATAATTTTGCAGTAAAAATTTTTATGACCTGGCTATAAAGCTTGACAAGATGGAGAAAGAACCTTATAAATTTATTGATGTCGAAAAAGTCATCGGTTCAAAGAGTGAAAAATTTCTACGAATTGTCCCTAAATTCATTATTCGTTATCTGAAAAGAATTCTCCATGAAGACGAAATCAATAGCGCCCTGAACCGGAATGCAGATAAGAAAGGACTCGATTTTGTCAACGAAATTCTGATTGAGTTTGGTACAAAAATAAAAGTGGTCAACGAATCCAACATTCCGAGAACACAGAAAGCAATTGTAGCGAGCAATCATCCTCTGGGAGGTCTTGATGGACTTGCTCTGATGAAAGTGGTAGGTAAATTTAATCCGAATATACGTTTTCTGGTTAACGACCTTTTACTGAATCTTGAAAATCTCAAGGAAATTTTCATTCCTATTAATACATTAGGCCGTACAACAAAAGAAACAGCCATGTTGCTGCGAAAAATTTATGAATCAGACAACCTGATTCTGAATTTTCCCTTCGGACTTGTCAGCCGGAAAAGAAGAGGTCGTATTGAAGACCTTGAGTGGAAAAAAAGTTTTATTACAAAAGCACGTGAATATCAAAGAGATATAATTCCAGTATATATTGACGGGAAAAATTCAAACTTTTTTTATACCCTGGCCAACGTCAGAAAAAGACTGGGAATAAAACTTAATCTTGAAATGTTTTTATTGGTCAATGAAATGTACCGTCAGTGCAGCAAACTGATTACCATATCTTTCGGAAAGCCTATATCCTATAAGACTTTTGATAACCGTTACAGCGATGCTGACTGGGCTGAGAAACTCAGAAGACATGTGTATCAGATGGCTATTAATCCGGATATAGATTTTGTTGTTTAACTTTGCACTTTAAAAAAATGATGGAAAAAATCATTGATCCTATTGATGTTGAGTTAATTCAGCAAGAATTGACAAAGGAAACATTTCTTCGTAATACCAACAATGGTAAGAATGAAATCTACATTATCAATTGTAAAAATGCTCCGAATACGCTAAAAGAGATTGGGAGATTAAGGGAAATTACCTTCAGAGATGCAGGTGGCGGTACAGGGAAAAGCTGCGATCTTGATGAATTTGATATTTCTGATAATCCTTACGAGCAGTTGATAGTCTGGAATCCTGAATTCAGGGAAATTGTTGGTGGGTATCGTTTTTTACTTTGCAACAAAACCGAATTTGATAAAAATGGTCAGCCTGTTCTGGCTACCTCCGAAATATTTCATTTTTCCGAAAAATTTATCAGGGAATATCTTGATCAGACCATTGAACTTGGGCGTTCGTTTGTTCAGCCTAATTACCAACCCACTGTTGATTTTCGCAAAGGAATGTATTCGCTCGATAATTTATGGGACGGACTTGGAGCAGTTATTATCGAAAATCCTCATCTGAGGTACTTTTTCGGTAAAATCACCATGTATCCTCATTTCAACAGAGAGGCTCGCGATCTGATTTTATTTTTCATCAACAAGTATTTTAAAGATAATGAGGGACTTGTTCATCCCATTAAACCACTTGAAATTACAACAAGTGAGAAAAAACTTAAATCCATTTTGTCTGCCGATAATTACAAGGATGATTATAAAATTTTAATTCAGGAAGTACGTAAACGTAAGGAGAATATTCCTCCGCTTGTGAATGCCTATATGAATCTTTCTGCAACCATGCGTTGTTTTGGCACCGCACTGAATCCGACCTTCGGAAATGTTGAAGAAACGGCTATTTTAATTGCTATCGCAGATATTTATGACATTAAAAAAGAAAGGCACCTGAATTCTTATACAAAGGAAAACTAATTCAATCCTTTATTCCTGATTTTCTTTCATTTTGGAGTTAAAAAAGTGCTCAATATTGCCAATCAGGTTTTTGGCAATGTAGAGATGGTTGGTTGTAAAAGCAATCGTTTTTGGTGCTATCTGTCTGAATGGCTTGTAATAAACAGATTGTTCGAGTTTTGTGGAAGGAATAAATTTGACCTGTGAACTTAACCAGAATATCAGGCTGACCAGAAAGATGACTTTGAACAATCCGAGGATTCCTCCTCCAATCCGGTTGAACAGGTTCAGCTGAACAACTTTTATGATTTTTTCAATGAGCCTGCCAGCCATGGAAACAATAATAAAAATGGCAATAAAAACAATGAAATAAGCTACATAAGGACCTATCCCTGTTCCTGGAGCAATGTGAAGTTTTTGTATGAGATAATGGGTGAGCGACATGGCTCCAATAATCGCGATAAAAAACCCAAGAAAAGTAAATATTTCACTGATAATGCCTTTTCTGAACCCCAGAATAAAAAATATGGCGAGGAAAATGGTGATGACAATATCAATCGTAATCATGAGGTAAGTAATTGGCGTGCAATCTGATTGATTGTTTTTCCATCAGCTTTTCCTGCAAGCTGTTTCATGGCAATCTGCATGACTTTCCCAAGACCAGCCGGGTCTGAAACTCCTGTTTCTTCAATAATTTTCTGAACTATTTCCCTGATTTCATCTTCGCTCATCTGTGCCGGAAGATATTTTTCAAGAACTTTCAACTCGGCTTGTTCTTCTTCTGCCAGGTCGTTGCGGTTGTTTTTGGTATAAACTTCAATAGAATCTCTTCTTTGTTTGACCAGTCGGTTGATGAGTTTCAACTCGTCTTCCTCTGTTATTTCTTTATTTCCGCCTTCAGATTTCAATAACAGAATGGCAGATTTAACCGACCTGATGGCCTTGAGTGCAGCCTGATCTTTGTTGCGCATGGCATTTTTCAGGTCTTCATCAAGTGTACTGAATATAGACATTTTCTTACATTTAAGTTATTAAAAAACAGGGCTTTATCACTTTCTGACAAAGCCCTGAAAATTTATGCATTATGACGATTATACAAGCCCCTGAGCAATCATGGCATCAGCAACTTTTACAAAGCCACCAATATTGGCACCTTTGACATAGTTGATGAAGTCGCCTTCTTTACCCCATTTCACACAGGTGTTGTGGATGTTGATCATGATGTTGTGAAGCCTTTGGTCAACTTCTTCACGCGACCATGACAGACGGAGTGAATTCTGGCTCATTTCGAGGCCTGAAGTGGCAACACCACCTGCATTGGCTGCTTTTCCCGGAGCATACAGAATTTTCTTTTCGAGGAAATATTCTACAGCTTCAGGGGTGGATGGCATGTTGGCGCCTTCGCTGACAACGAAACATCCGTTGGCTACCAATGTTTTGGCATCTTCTCCGTTGAGTTCGTTTTGGGTGGCACATGGAAGTGCTATATCGCATTTTACACCCCATGGAGTTTTTCCTTCTACATATTCGCAACCATATTTTTCAGCATATTCCTTAATTCTGCCACGTTTGACGTTCTTTAACTGCAGAACAAAGGCCAGTTTTTCGGCATCGATACCTTTGGGGTCATAGATGTACCCGTCTGAGTCTGATAAGGTTACAGGTTTTGCTCCCAATTGCAGACATTTTTCGGTTGCATACTGGGCAACATTTCCGCTACCAGAAATTACCACTGTTTTTCCTTTAAAGCTTTCTTTACGTGTTTTTAACATTTCTTCTGCAAAATAAACACAACCATAACCGGTAGCTTCAGGACGAATCAGTGAACCGCCCCATTCAAGGCCTTTTCCTGTTAATACCCCTGTAAATTCATTTCTTATTCTTTTGTACTGTCCGAACAAGAAACCGATTTCACGTCCACCAACACCAATATCACCTGCGGGCACGTCAGTGTCGGGGCCAATATGACGGCAAAGCTCAGTCATGAAACTCTGGCAAAAACGCATGACTTCATTATCTGATTTGCCTTTTGGATCGAAATCGGAACCACCTTTACCGCCTCCCATGGGCAGGGTTGTCAGGCTGTTTTTGAATACCTGTTCGAAGGCAAGGAATTTCAACACACCCAGGTTGACTGTCGGGTGAAACCTTAATCCACCTTTGTAAGGGCCTATGGCACTGTTCATTTCAATACGGAAACCCCTGTTGATCTGAAATTCTCCCTTGTCGTCAATCCATGGAACGCGAAACATAATCACTCGTTCAGGTTCTGCAATTCTTTCAAGGATTTTAGCAGTTTTGTATTTTGGGTTTTCTTCAATAAAAGGAATAAGCGATTCGGCTACTTCCTGTACTGCCTGATGAAATTCGGATTCACCAGGATTTTTGGCTATGATTTTAGCCATGAATTCTTTAACTCTATTATCCATTTTCTTACTTTTTTGTTTAAAATTGTTTTTAAAAGTCCGACAATATTAAAGATTATTTTTAACACGCAATATGATTTGGAAATTTTTTTGAAAAAAAATTAATTTATTGATTGACAACGCTTTGTGTGTTTTCTGCTCCTTTTTTAACTTTTCATTTCTTGCCGTTAGACATAAATTTATTTTCTTTGCAGAAATTTTTCACGACATTTTATATTCTTTTATGGACTTTTCGGGAAACGACATCCACAAACTCGTTGATTTTTTTGAAAAACAAACGCTTACTGACGACTATTCCTTTTTTGATCCCGATGATTTCTTAAAGATTATTGATTTTTATCTTAACATCTCTAAATTTGAACTTGCTGTCAATGCAAGCAAATTATCAGTCAGAACTTTCCCTTTTAATATTGATCTGCTTTTTAAACGTACTGAATTGCTGATGAAGGAAGAAGAGTTTGACCATGCCCTTGATGTGTTGGATAAAATAGCTATGATCGATCCTTTTAATCCGGAAACTCATCTGTTTCAGGCAAAAGTACTTTATGAGCTTGGAGATTTTGAAGAATCGCTCGAACATCTTGAACATGTTTTCAGGTATGATTCTGAAAATATTGAAGCTATTAAGATCAGGGCATTAATCCATTTTGAGGTGGGTGAAGACACAGAAGCTTTCGACTATTTTAAGGCATATCTGTATTATTGTCCTGAAGATAAGGAGATTTTGAGAAGTTTTACCTATTGTTCGATGAACATCGGGCGTGAAGATGAGGTATTGAAATTCTATCAGAAGCTTGTGGATCATCAGCCTTTTTCTTCACAGATGTGGTACAATTTAGGCCAGATTCATGACGATATTTATCGTTTTGAAGAGGCAAAAACCCTTTATGAAGTTGCAGCAGCGCTCGATCCGGAAAATCCTGCACCTTATATTAATATTGGTGCTTATTATTTCGCTGAGAAAAATTATCAGGCTGCTATTGACAACTATCTGAAAGCTTTTGAACGGGGAGCTAACGACTCATATTTTTTATCTCAGATCGGATATTCATACTTTTATCTTGAAAATGATGAGCTTGCCGAGGCCTATTTTAATAAAAGTATTGAAGCTGATAAATACAATGATAATGCTTTTTTTGGTATTGCACTGATTGCTCATAAACAGCAACAACTGCCCAAGGCTTTTCAGATGGTCAGAAAAGCGATGAAAGTTGATTCATTTAATCCGAGGTATAAGGTATTGTATGCAATTATTCTTGGAAAAATGGGCAAATGGAAGGATTCTGAAGATGTTTTTTTAAAAATTGTTTCTTCTCAGACGAATGAACCTGATGCTTTTATTGATTATCTTTTCTTTTACTACCAATCGTTTCATAAGCTGAAAGCCCTTCAACTGACTGAAAAAGTCTTTGAGCAGTATCAGAAGGATCCGGATATTACCTATTTTTACATTGGACTTTTGTATGATAATGAAATGGATGATGAAGCTTTCCCGCTTTTGAAAAAAACTCTCAGAGAGAATTATGATGAACATGAAATAATGCTTGAATATTTTCCTTATCTGAACGGTAATCCGGCTATCCGTGAAATAATTGATTACTACCGGCCACAAATGAGCTCAAGTCAGGATGAAATTTAATATGGCTATTTTATCAGGTTTCAGAAAACAATTTTTTCGATTTTCAACTCTTTTTACATGCTTTTTAATACCTGTAATTAATTCAGCTCAGAATTTCCCTTTCAATCAAAAAAACATCAGCTTTCAACAGGCTGAAAAATGGGCGGATTCAGTATTGTTGACTTTATCAACTGAAGAAAAAATTGGCCAGTTGTTGATGGTTTCGGCCTATTCCGGAGCATCTCAAAACAAGAAGGATATTGAATGGGCGATTAAAAAATATAAAATAGGTGGTGTAATTTTTTTTAAAGGAGAACCTACTCATCAGGCCATTCTGACCAACCGCTACCAGCAGTTATCTTCCATACCTTTACTCGTCAGCATGGATGCAGAATGGGGCGTTGGCATGCGCCTCGACAGCGTTATATCATTTCCTAAACAAATGAGTTTTGGCTTTGCCAATGACAGTGTCCTGATGTATGAAACAGGAAAAGCCATTGCCCGGCAGTGTAAATTGCTGGGGGTTCACATCAATTTTGCTCCTGTTGCCGATATTAATAGCAATCCTAAAAATCCTGTCATACACCTTCGTTCTTTCGGAGAAGACAAATATCAGGTAACAAGGCTTGCCCTTGCTTATATGAAAGGTCTTCAGGACAACGGTATCATGGCTGTTGCCAAACATTTTCCCGGACATGGAGATACCGAAACCGATTCCCATAAGGATTTACCGGTTTTGATGCACGACACTAACCGATTGAAAGAGATTGAGTTATATCCTTTTCGCCAGCTTTTCAGTCAGGGGGTTGGCGGGGCCATGGTGGCTCACCTTCGTATTCCGGCTCTTGATTCGCTGCCTGCCATGCCGGGGAGCCTGTCGTATCAGGTCGTAACCTCATGGCTGAAAGATAAAATGGGCTTTTCCGGCCTCGTATTTACAGATGCCCTGAACATGAAAGGGGTGACCAACTTTTATGAAGCCGGAGATATTGAATTACGTGCATTACTTGCCGGAAACGATATTTTGCTTTGCCCTCAGGATGTTGCAAAAGCTGTTCATACTATTTCAAAGGCTGTGAAAAATGGAATTGTTTCAGACAGTCTCCTGAATGTAAAGGTTAAGAAAATATTGATTTACAAATACTTTCTCGTTTCTCCGAAATCAGCCTATATTCAGATTTCTCATCTGACGGAAAAGTTAAATAATCCTGAGTCTTTCTGGCTGAAGCAAAGAGTTATTGAAAAATCAATAAGCTTGCTCAGAAATGAGGATGCCATTATTCCACCTGACGGGAAAAGATTTAATGACTTTTTCCCTGTTTATATAGGATGCAATGATAAACCTGTCTTTCAATCGACACTGGAACTTTACGGAGAATTTCCCTTCTTGTGTGTGAACAATATCAGCGACACTTCGCTTTATGATTCTCTGCTCAATATTTTACTGAAAAAGAATTATCTCCTTATCGTGCTGTGTGGATCCAATACAAATAATGTCAATAACTCCGGACCGACACCCAGACAAACTGAATTTGTAAATTTTCTGCTGTCTAATAAAATGTCTGTTTTGGTCAATTTTGGCAGCCCTTATGTGCTTGGCCGGTTTGAGAAAGCAAGGAATATTTTACAGGTAACAGAAAATGATTCACTTTTTCAGTTTTTTGGTGCTCAGGCACTGATGGGTGCAATTCCGGTTTCAGGCAAACTACCGGTTACTGTCAGTAAAACCATGGCATTTAAAAGCGGCATAAAACAGGATAAAGTTATCCGGCTGAAATATACTTCTCCTTTTGAACTGGGAATACATCCTGACAAACTAAAAAGCATTGACGATATTATTCTTCATTCAATTGACAATGGTGTGTTTCCCGGCTGCCAGCTTTTACTGGCAAAAAATGGTAAAGTGTTTTTCAATAAAAGCTATGGTTATCATACTTACGAACCTGTCATCAAGGTTAAAAGCACTGATATTTACGATCTGGCCTCCGTTACAAAAGTTTCTGCGACACTGCTGCCTGTCATGAAACTGTATGAAACAGGCAAACTTCCGCTTGAAGGTAAAATAAAGGCTTTTCTTGATTTGCCTGCCAATTCAAATTATGCGAAACCTTCCATCTCCCAGCTGCTGACCCATGAGGCCGGTTTTGTGGCATGGATTCCGTTTTACGAACAATTTCTCAACAAGGATAAACTCCCTGATAGCCGCTATTTTTCTGATACATTCAGCGAAAATTATCCCGTTCAGGTTTCCGACCATCTTTTTGCCGTTAAAAATATTGAAAATATCATCTGGAAGAGCATTCTGACCCAGCCTGTTAAAAAGCAGGGGGAATATGTTTACAGCGACATTGATTTTATATTCCTGAAAAAAATTGTTGAAAATATCCTTCAGCAGCCAATGGATAAATATCTTGAAAAAGAGTTTTACAGCAGTCTTGGGATGAACAATACTCTTTTCAATCCGCTGAAAAAAGTGAGTCCTGACAGAATTCCTCCGACTGAAATTGATAACTATTTCAGATACAATATTATACAAGGTTTTGTGCATGATCCTGCTGCCGCACTGATGGGGGGTATATCTGGTCATGCCGGTTTGTTTTCCAATGCCAACGATCTGGCCAAACTGTTTCAGATGTTGCTAAACCATGGTGTTTATGGAAATGTCAGGTATTTTAAACCTGAGACTATCGATACGTTTACCAAACGTTATTCATTGGTCAGCAGGCGGGCTCTCGGCTTTGACAAACCAGCTTTCATGCCGGGTGAATATAATCCCTGCAGCAGCAATACACCACTTTCAGCTTTCGGACATACAGGATTTACAGGCACTTGTGTCTGGGCAGATCCGGATAATCAGCTGATTTTTGTTTTTCTGTCGAACAGGACTTATCCCGATCAATACAATAACCTGATTAACAAACAAAAGACAAGACAGCAGATTCAGGAAATGGTCTATAAGATTATCGGGCACTGAATATTTATTCATTATTTACCGAAAAAACCTTTCCGGTGTAAAGAGTAAAGCGGAGTGTTTTGTAAGACTTTTTCAGAATGAGATTGCAGATTTCTTCTGCTTTTGTCACATTTTCAGGTATATAGGTGTCTTTTTGCATGTTTTTTCCTGTTATTTCAAGCTCTTTAAAGTTCCCCATTCTGATCAGCAAAACAGCTCTCTTTTCTTCAAGATTCAGCTCTGTAGGGTCTTTATATTTAACTTTAAGGTTTTTTTCAGGAAATACCTTCTGAAGAATCTGGTTCAGATTGATTTGAAGGTGATTGTTGGATGCATTGAATTCTCTGTTCATCTGAATTTCACGGTCGGTAACCGGATGTGCCTGCCCGCCCGAAAATATCATTAAAAAAACAGGTTTGTTGAGCATGGCCTGTGCAATGTAGTATTCAAGTATTGGAAAAGTATAACTGTCTTTTTTCTTTTGTGTCAGACTTTGTTTCACTTTTTGGATGATGTTGAGGGATATTTCAAAATTCCTCATTTCCCTGATAATGTAAACCCATATTCTGTCCATCACCGAATACTTACGCCAGCCGGAGCCATCTCTTCTCGATGTTGTGAGTAGATCATTCTTTTCCCAATGATTGATAATACGGTAGCTGAATTCCTTGTTTGAAATCTGATATTGGCGGCTGTTGAAAAATGAATTGATTTCATTCCTGATTTCGTTGTGGTAAAAATCATGAAACCCAAGCTCAAAATCAACGCCACGGAGGATAAAAA carries:
- a CDS encoding glycerol acyltransferase, translating into MEKEPYKFIDVEKVIGSKSEKFLRIVPKFIIRYLKRILHEDEINSALNRNADKKGLDFVNEILIEFGTKIKVVNESNIPRTQKAIVASNHPLGGLDGLALMKVVGKFNPNIRFLVNDLLLNLENLKEIFIPINTLGRTTKETAMLLRKIYESDNLILNFPFGLVSRKRRGRIEDLEWKKSFITKAREYQRDIIPVYIDGKNSNFFYTLANVRKRLGIKLNLEMFLLVNEMYRQCSKLITISFGKPISYKTFDNRYSDADWAEKLRRHVYQMAINPDIDFVV
- the gdhA gene encoding NADP-specific glutamate dehydrogenase, whose translation is MDNRVKEFMAKIIAKNPGESEFHQAVQEVAESLIPFIEENPKYKTAKILERIAEPERVIMFRVPWIDDKGEFQINRGFRIEMNSAIGPYKGGLRFHPTVNLGVLKFLAFEQVFKNSLTTLPMGGGKGGSDFDPKGKSDNEVMRFCQSFMTELCRHIGPDTDVPAGDIGVGGREIGFLFGQYKRIRNEFTGVLTGKGLEWGGSLIRPEATGYGCVYFAEEMLKTRKESFKGKTVVISGSGNVAQYATEKCLQLGAKPVTLSDSDGYIYDPKGIDAEKLAFVLQLKNVKRGRIKEYAEKYGCEYVEGKTPWGVKCDIALPCATQNELNGEDAKTLVANGCFVVSEGANMPSTPEAVEYFLEKKILYAPGKAANAGGVATSGLEMSQNSLRLSWSREEVDQRLHNIMINIHNTCVKWGKEGDFINYVKGANIGGFVKVADAMIAQGLV
- a CDS encoding NAD kinase, with the protein product MKIAVFTKLYNHIHENTLNNLIQFLSAQNIETSVYSSAESHILQDGITFFNSSEELISLNPDFVFSLGGDGTLLDSILLIRDSKIPVLGINTGRLGFLANNQMNQLDQIIASLRQKQYNIEERTLVELQSHPDLFNKENYALNEFTIHKGDSSSLVKITVVVNQELFNTYWCDGLILSTPTGSTAYSMSCGGPIVFPQSNTFILTPVAPHNLNVRPVILPDDAEFSFTISGRNRKYLISLDSRYRTIDDSVQLSARKAPFKIFTIRFNNQNFSKVIREKLNWGLDQRNT
- a CDS encoding GNAT family N-acetyltransferase — encoded protein: MEKIIDPIDVELIQQELTKETFLRNTNNGKNEIYIINCKNAPNTLKEIGRLREITFRDAGGGTGKSCDLDEFDISDNPYEQLIVWNPEFREIVGGYRFLLCNKTEFDKNGQPVLATSEIFHFSEKFIREYLDQTIELGRSFVQPNYQPTVDFRKGMYSLDNLWDGLGAVIIENPHLRYFFGKITMYPHFNREARDLILFFINKYFKDNEGLVHPIKPLEITTSEKKLKSILSADNYKDDYKILIQEVRKRKENIPPLVNAYMNLSATMRCFGTALNPTFGNVEETAILIAIADIYDIKKERHLNSYTKEN
- a CDS encoding GatB/YqeY domain-containing protein, with the translated sequence MSIFSTLDEDLKNAMRNKDQAALKAIRSVKSAILLLKSEGGNKEITEEDELKLINRLVKQRRDSIEVYTKNNRNDLAEEEQAELKVLEKYLPAQMSEDEIREIVQKIIEETGVSDPAGLGKVMQIAMKQLAGKADGKTINQIARQLLTS
- a CDS encoding outer membrane beta-barrel protein, whose protein sequence is MKNFFRISLVIVASTLFLTPARSQDKEIGLIVGITEYLGDLTWAHVTWKETKPGFGALYRYYFNPRLNFKGGVYMGWISGWDGNKDADPPGQAYLRNISFKSHVLDFTAQVEYNILPFISGNKLRNWAPYVFAGISVYNFSPKAELDGTWYKLQPLGTEGQGLPGYEPKYSLTQFSIPYGFGIKYSFKRPRNSRQLNLYLWNIGLYVSQNKTFTDHLDDIGGKYPDFTLLDGGVNGITAQLSDREGTWVGGNYVPNRAPGSLRGNPDANDMYMWFGFTISKTFRKNTCFCF
- a CDS encoding tetratricopeptide repeat protein, coding for MDFSGNDIHKLVDFFEKQTLTDDYSFFDPDDFLKIIDFYLNISKFELAVNASKLSVRTFPFNIDLLFKRTELLMKEEEFDHALDVLDKIAMIDPFNPETHLFQAKVLYELGDFEESLEHLEHVFRYDSENIEAIKIRALIHFEVGEDTEAFDYFKAYLYYCPEDKEILRSFTYCSMNIGREDEVLKFYQKLVDHQPFSSQMWYNLGQIHDDIYRFEEAKTLYEVAAALDPENPAPYINIGAYYFAEKNYQAAIDNYLKAFERGANDSYFLSQIGYSYFYLENDELAEAYFNKSIEADKYNDNAFFGIALIAHKQQQLPKAFQMVRKAMKVDSFNPRYKVLYAIILGKMGKWKDSEDVFLKIVSSQTNEPDAFIDYLFFYYQSFHKLKALQLTEKVFEQYQKDPDITYFYIGLLYDNEMDDEAFPLLKKTLRENYDEHEIMLEYFPYLNGNPAIREIIDYYRPQMSSSQDEI
- a CDS encoding serine hydrolase; the encoded protein is MLTLSTEEKIGQLLMVSAYSGASQNKKDIEWAIKKYKIGGVIFFKGEPTHQAILTNRYQQLSSIPLLVSMDAEWGVGMRLDSVISFPKQMSFGFANDSVLMYETGKAIARQCKLLGVHINFAPVADINSNPKNPVIHLRSFGEDKYQVTRLALAYMKGLQDNGIMAVAKHFPGHGDTETDSHKDLPVLMHDTNRLKEIELYPFRQLFSQGVGGAMVAHLRIPALDSLPAMPGSLSYQVVTSWLKDKMGFSGLVFTDALNMKGVTNFYEAGDIELRALLAGNDILLCPQDVAKAVHTISKAVKNGIVSDSLLNVKVKKILIYKYFLVSPKSAYIQISHLTEKLNNPESFWLKQRVIEKSISLLRNEDAIIPPDGKRFNDFFPVYIGCNDKPVFQSTLELYGEFPFLCVNNISDTSLYDSLLNILLKKNYLLIVLCGSNTNNVNNSGPTPRQTEFVNFLLSNKMSVLVNFGSPYVLGRFEKARNILQVTENDSLFQFFGAQALMGAIPVSGKLPVTVSKTMAFKSGIKQDKVIRLKYTSPFELGIHPDKLKSIDDIILHSIDNGVFPGCQLLLAKNGKVFFNKSYGYHTYEPVIKVKSTDIYDLASVTKVSATLLPVMKLYETGKLPLEGKIKAFLDLPANSNYAKPSISQLLTHEAGFVAWIPFYEQFLNKDKLPDSRYFSDTFSENYPVQVSDHLFAVKNIENIIWKSILTQPVKKQGEYVYSDIDFIFLKKIVENILQQPMDKYLEKEFYSSLGMNNTLFNPLKKVSPDRIPPTEIDNYFRYNIIQGFVHDPAAALMGGISGHAGLFSNANDLAKLFQMLLNHGVYGNVRYFKPETIDTFTKRYSLVSRRALGFDKPAFMPGEYNPCSSNTPLSAFGHTGFTGTCVWADPDNQLIFVFLSNRTYPDQYNNLINKQKTRQQIQEMVYKIIGH
- a CDS encoding CvpA family protein; this translates as MITIDIVITIFLAIFFILGFRKGIISEIFTFLGFFIAIIGAMSLTHYLIQKLHIAPGTGIGPYVAYFIVFIAIFIIVSMAGRLIEKIIKVVQLNLFNRIGGGILGLFKVIFLVSLIFWLSSQVKFIPSTKLEQSVYYKPFRQIAPKTIAFTTNHLYIAKNLIGNIEHFFNSKMKENQE